In the Magnolia sinica isolate HGM2019 chromosome 15, MsV1, whole genome shotgun sequence genome, one interval contains:
- the LOC131227235 gene encoding probable auxin efflux carrier component 1c, whose amino-acid sequence MITLSDFYHVMTAMVPLYVAMILAYGSVRWWKIFSPDQCSGINRFVALFAVPLLSFHFISTNDPYSMNLRFIAADTLQKIIFLVILAIWANFSKNGSLDWTITLFSLSTLPNTLVMGIPLLKGMYGNFSGSLMVQIVVLQCIIWYTLMLFMFEYRGAKILITEQFPDTAGSIISIAVDSDIMSLMDGPEMLETEAEVKEDGKLHVTLRRSNASRSDIFSRRSGATPRPSNLTNAEIYSLQSSRNPTPRGSSFNHTDFYSMVAGGRNSNFGSADLSRGPTPRPSNFEEDSGNASKSRFHYNVGSAGSAGGANYPAPNPDMLLPMTGSKTIPSTNGLPTSAANSAVKRPNGQQSVSKSDEVAKDLHMFVWSSSASPVSEAFGNQHELSTAEEVRMEVLPGKGEGQQEPQEEYLECNEINFADTREIEMQEEVDGNRSNGGKKNAMPPTSVMTRLILIMVWRKLIRNPNTYSSLIGLTWSLISFRWHVQMPAIVAQSISILSDAGLGMAMFSLGLFMALQPRIIACGNSVAAFAMAVRFLTGPAIMAAASLAIGLRGDLLHVAIVQAALPQGIVPFVFAKEYNVHPDILSTAVIFGMLIALPITLVYYILLGL is encoded by the exons ATGATTACTCTCTCCGACTTCTACCACGTCATGACCGCCATGGTCCCGCTCTACGTCGCCATGATCTTAGCCTACGGTTCCGTCAGATGGTGGAAAATCTTCTCCCCAGACCAATGCTCTGGCATCAACCGCTTTGTCGCCCTCTTCGCCGTCCCCCTCCTCTCCTTCCACTTCATCTCCACCAACGATCCTTACTCCATGAACCTCCGTTTCATCGCCGCTGACACCCTCCAGAAGATAATCTTCCtcgtgatcctagccatctgggCCAACTTCAGCAAGAACGGATCCTTGGATTGGACCATCACCCTCTTCTCCCTTTCCACACTCCCAAACACTCTTGTCATGGGAATTCCGCTTCTTAAGGGGATGTACGGAAATTTCTCAGGCAGCTTGATGGTCCAGATTGTCGTCCTGCAGTGTATCATTTGGTACACGTTGATGCTCTTCATGTTTGAGTACAGAGGCGCGAAGATACTTATCACGGAGCAGTTCCCGGACACGGCTGGATCCATTATCTCCATCGCCGTCGATTCTGATATAATGTCACTTATGGATGGCCCAGAGATGCTAGAGACAGAGGCCGAGGTGAAGGAGGATGGTAAGCTTCATGTGACGCTGCGGCGATCGAACGCATCCCGGTCAGATATATTCTCAAGACGGTCGGGTGCTACTCCACGGCCGTCCAACCTGACAAATGCTGAGATATACTCGCTGCAGTCGTCGCGGAATCCGACACCGAGGGGTTCGAGCTTCAACCACACTGATTTCTATTCGATGGTGGCCGGCGGACGGAATTCCAATTTTGGCTCTGCCGATTTATCGAGGGGTCCCACACCGAGGCCGTCGAATTTTGAAGAGGACAGTGGTAATGCTTCCAAGTCCCGGTTCCACTACAACGTGGGTTCTGCAGGGTCAGCTGGAGGGGCGAATTACCCAGCCCCAAATCCGGACATGCTTTTGCCGATGACTGGTTCCAAGACCATCCCGTCTACGAATGGCCTACCTACTTCAGCAGCGAACTCTGCTGTGAAAAGGCCCAATGGGCAGCAATCCGTTTCGAAATCCGATGAAGTGGCAAAAGATCTTCATATGTTCGTTTGGAGTTCAAGCGCATCTCCGGTTTCGGAGGCGTTTGGGAATCAACACGAATTGAGTACGGCAGAAGAAGTTCGTATGGAGGTCTTGCCAGGCAAAG GCGAAGGGCAGCAGGAGCCGCAAGAAGAGTATTTGGAGTGCAACGAAATCAACTTCGCTGATACACGAGAGATAGAAATGCAGGAAGAAGTTGATGGGAATAGGAGCAATGGAGGGAAGAAAAATGCCATGCCTCCAACCAGTGTGATGACTAGGCTTATCTTGATAATGGTGTGGAGGAAGCTAATTCGTAATCCAAACACCTACTCCAGCTTAATTGGTCTCACTTGGTCTCTAATCTCCTTCAG GTGGCATGTTCAGATGCCTGCCATTGTGGCCCAGTCCATTTCCATACTGTCGGATGCAGGCCTTGGAATGGCCATGTTTAGCTTGG GTTTGTTCATGGCATTGCAGCCAAGGATCATAGCATGTGGGAATTCCGTTGCAGCTTTTGCAATGGCTGTGAGATTCCTTACAGGTCCAGCTATCATGGCTGCTGCTTCCCTAGCTATTGGACTGCGAGGCGATCTCTTACACGTGGCCATAGTACAG GCAGCTCTCCCTCAAGGCATTGTTCCCTTTGTATTTGCAAAGGAATACAACGTACACCCGGATATTCTCAGCACGGC GGTTATTTTCGGGATGCTGATTGCATTGCCAATAACACTCGTTTACTACATTTTACTTGGGCTGTGA